In Populus alba chromosome 1, ASM523922v2, whole genome shotgun sequence, a single window of DNA contains:
- the LOC118061196 gene encoding uncharacterized protein — protein MAIESVGGSVVSKIAELLVEPAIKQFRYMFCFNDFVQEFDEQMMNLALAFYRLQDAVNVAERNAEEIEIDVNTWLENAKNEIEGVNRLQNEKGKIGKCFTWCPNSMRQFKLSKALAKKTETLRKLEENSRKFPKVSHKAPLQDIEFLPSEGLTPSESSKEAFEQIMKALKDDTVNMIGLYGMGGVGKTTLVKEVGRGAKELQLVDEVLIVTVSQNPNVTDMQDQMAVILGLDFDGKSGKERAGRLWQRLQGKKVLIILDDAWKDIDLKEVGIPFGDAHRGCKTLLTTRLEHICSSMKCQQKVLLRVLSENEAWALFKINAGLRDEDSDLNRVAKKVARECKGLPIALVTVGRALRDKSAVEWEVAFDQLKKSQFLDMEQLDEQNNAYACLKLSYDYLKHEKTKLCFLLCCLFPEDYNIPIEELTRYAVGYGLHQDYNIEDARKRVYVAIKNLKACSMLLGTATEEYVKMHDLVRDVAIQIASSEKYGFMVKAGFGLKEWPKSNKRFEGFKVISLMGNELTELPEGLVCPQLKVLLLELDRGLNVPERFFEGMKAIEVLSLKGGCLSLQSLQFSTNLQSLLLRMCGCKDLIWLRKLQRLEILGFMWWCSVEELPDEIGGLKELRFLDLTGCYNLRRIPVNLIGRLKKLEELLIGDRSFKGWDVVGCDSTEGMNASLTELSSLSHLAVLSLWIPKVECIPRDFVFPRLLKYDIVLGDGYSKTEYPISTRLYLGDISAASLNAKTFEQLFPTVSQIGFRSVEGLENIALSSDQMTTHGHGSQKDFFQRLKHVEVSECGDIRTLFPAKWRQALKNLRRVEINRCDSLEEVFELDEGINEEKELSFLTELQLSWLPELKCIWKGPTRHVSLHSLTCLALYSLHKLTFIFTPSLAQSLIHLETLRIEHCRGLKRLIKEEQDGEREIIPESLGFPKLKTLCIVSCHYLEYVFPVSVSPSFQNLEEMEIREANNLKQVFYSGEGDDIIVKSKNKDGIIDFPQLRKLSLFSGSSCSFFDPKDFAAQLPSLQELTIDGHEECDNLLAQLRGFTSLETLKLSSLLVPDLRIIWKGLVLRNLTTLKVKECKRLTHVFTDSMIASLVQLQVLKISNCEELEQIIAKDNDDENDQILSGSDLQSSYFPNLRQLEITGCNKLKSLFPVTMASGLKKLQTLHVSESSQLLGVFGQDDHASPANLEKEMVLPDLQELLLVQLPSISCFSLRCNDFLFPHLKKLEVDGCPKLTTIFGTRSNGSMSAQSEGFTSLETLKLSSLLVPDLRIIWKGLVLRNLTTLKVKECKRLTHVFTDSMIASLVQLQVLKISNCEELEQIIAKDNDDENDQILSGSDLQSSYFPNLRQLEITGCNKLKSLFPVAMASGLKKLQKLHVSESSQLLGVFGQDDHASPANLGKEMVLPDLHELLLVQLPSISCFSLKCNDFLFPHLKKLEVDGCPKLTTIFGTRSNGTMSAQSEGFTSLETLKLSSLLVPDLRIIWKGLVLRNLTTLKVKECKRLTHVFTDSMIASLVQLQVLKISNCEELEQIIAKDNDDENDQILSGNDLQSSCFPNLFILEIRGCNKLKSLFPVAMASGLKKIQILRVSESSQLLGVFGQGDHASPANTEKEMVLPRLKELLLVQLPSIFYFSLGRYDFLFPHLEKLEVTGCPKLTTESATTSNDTMSAQTEGFMNLKEISIGNLEGVQDLMQVGRLVTNSRGGHELSLLSLKTLHLNLLPDMRCIWKGLEPSYLTTLKVNECKRLTHVFTDNMIATLVQLNFLEISNCEELEQIIAKDNDDENDQILSGSDLQSSCFPNLFILEIRGCNKLKSLFPVAMASGLKKIQILRVSESSQLLGVFGQGDHASPANTEKEMVLPRLKELLLVQLPSIFYFSLGRYDFLFPYLEKLEVTGCPKLTTESATTSNDTMSAQTEGFMNLKEISIGNLEGVQDLMQVGRLVTNSRGGHELSLLSLKTLHLNLLPDMRCIWKGLVPSNLTALKVNECKRLAHIFTDNMIASLVQLKVLEISNCEELEQIIGKDNDDENDQILSGSDLQSSCFPNLCIIEIRGCNKLKSLFPVTMASGLKKIQMLKELLLVQLPSIFCFSLGRYDFLFPHLEKLEVRGCPKLTTESAITSNDSMSAQSEGFMNLKEIYIGNLEGVQELMQVGRLVTNRIGGHEFSLVSLETLHLNLLPDMRCIWKGLVPSNLTAFKVEECKRLTHVFTDSMIASLAQLKVLEISTCDELEQIIAWDNDDEKDQILSGSDLQSACFPNLYRLDIKGCNKLKSLFPIAMASGLKKLQILRVSESSQLLGVFGKGDDALPANTEKVLVLPDLKWLFLQKLPSIVYFSHGCYDFIFPYLSILVVRQCPKLSTRFATTSNGSMSAHSEVSQVVQDSSTGCSVPTRTYRTWTLDDGWEEEEEEEEEEEDGGHNDCVR, from the exons ATGGCTATCGAAAGTGTTGGTGGGTCCGTTGTATCTAAGATAGCAGAGCTCTTGGTGGAACCAGCAATCAAGCAGTTCCGTTACATGTTCTGTTTCAACGATTTTGTTCAAGAATTCGATGAACAAATGATGAACCTGGCTTTGGCATTTTATCGTCTGCAAGATGCTGTCAACGTTGCTGAAAGGAATGCTGAAGAAATTGAGATTGATGTCAACACATGGctggaaaatgcaaaaaacGAAATTGAAGGTGTGAATCGTttgcaaaatgaaaaaggaaaaattggcAAATGCTTTACTTGGTGTCCAAATTCGATGCGACAATTCAAGTTAAGCAAGGCACTGGCAAAGAAGACGGAGACTTTgagaaaacttgaagaaaatagCAGAAAGTTTCCAAAAGTGTCCCACAAAGCACCTCTTCAAGACATAGAATTTCTTCCATCAGAGGGACTCACACCCTCGGAATCATCAAAAGAAGCTTTCGAACAGATAATGAAAGCTCTCAAAGATGACACTGTCAATATGATCGGACTGTACGGCATGGGAGGGGTGGGTAAAACCACCCTGGTCAAAGAAGTAGGCAGGGGAGCCAAAGAGTTGCAGCTTGTTGATGAAGTTTTGATAGTCACGGTGTCCCAGAATCCAAATGTCACAGACATGCAGGATCAAATGGCAGTTATTTTAGGTCTGGATTTTGACGGAAAGAGTGGAAAGGAGAGAGCAGGTCGGTTATGGCAGAGACTTCAGGGAAAGAAGGTGCTTATAATCCTGGATGATGCTTGGAAAGATATTGACTTGAAAGAGGTAGGGATCCCATTTGGTGATGCTCACAGGGGTTGTAAAACTCTTCTAACAACACGTCTTGAACACATATGTTCTTCTATGAAGTGCCAGCAAAAAGTGTTATTAAGAGTCTTATCTGAAAATGAAGCATGGGCTTTATTCAAAATCAATGCAGGTTTACGTGATGAGGACTCTGACTTGAACAGAGTGGCAAAGAAGGTTGCGAGAGAATGTAAAGGATTGCCTATAGCACTTGTGACAGTGGGAAGGGCTCTAAGAGATAAATCTGCAGTTGAGTGGGAAGTAGCATTTGATCAGCTAAAAAAGTCTCAATTTCTGGACATGGAACAACTTGATGAACAGAATAATGCATATGCATGTCTTAAGTTGAGCTATGATTATTTGAAGCACGAGAAAACCAAGTTATGTTTCTTGCTATGCTGTTTATTTCCAGAAGATTACAACATTCCAATCGAGGAGTTGACAAGATACGCAGTTGGCTATGGGTTACATCAAGATTACAACATTGAAGATGCAAGGAAACGAGTTTATGTGGCGATCAAAAACCTCAAAGCTTGTTCTATGCTGTTAGGAACTGCAACTGAAGAATATGTCAAAATGCATGACTTGGTTCGTGATGTTGCTATTCAGATAGCATCATCAGAAAAATACGGATTCATGGTAAAGGCTGGCTTTGGGTTGAAGGAGTGGCCAAAGAGTAATAAAAGATTTGAAGGTTTTAAAGTAATCTCGTTAATGGGCAATGAACTCACAGAACTTCCTGAAGGATTGGTGTGTCCACAGCTCAAAGTTCTATTATTAGAACTGGATCGTGGTTTGAATGTTCCAGAGAGGTTTTTTGAAGGGATGAAAGCAATAGAAGTTTTGTCTCTGAAGGGAGGGTGTTTGTCATTGCAATCACTTCAATTCTCAACGAACCTTCAATCGTTGCTGTTGAGAATGTGTGGGTGCAAGGACCTCATTTGGTTGAGAAAGCTGCAAAGACTTGAGATTCTTGGTTTCATGTGGTGGTGCTCCGTTGAAGAATTACCTGATGAAATTGGGGGGCTCAAGGAGTTAAGGTTTTTGGATTTGACAGGTTGTTACAATCTAAGAAGGATTCCTGTGAATTTGATAGGAAGGTTGAAGAAGTTAGAAGAACTGTTGATCGGGGATCGGAGCTTCAAGGGATGGGATGTTGTTGGATGTGACAGCACAGAAGGAATGAATGCAAGCCTAACAGAACTAAGTTCGCTTTCTCATTTAGCTGTATTATCATTGTGGATACCGAAGGTTGAATGCATTCccagagattttgtttttcccagGTTGCTCAAATATGATATAGTGTTAGGGGATGGGTATTCAAAAACAGAATACCCAATCTCGACAAGATTATATTTGGGTGATATCAGCGCCGCATCCTTAAatgcaaagacatttgagcagtTGTTTCCTACTGTGTCTCAAATTGGTTTTCGTAGTGTGGAGGGTTTAGAAAATATAGCATTGTCCTCTGATCAGATGACCACCCATGGCCATGGGTCGCAAAAGGACTTCTTTCAAAGATTAAAACATGTAGAAGTGAGTGAATGTGGGGATATTCGCACTCTGTTTCCAGCAAAATGGCGGCAAGCTTTGAAAAATCTAAGGAGAGTGGAAATTAATAGATGCGATTCATTGGAAGAAGTATTTGAATTGGATGAAGGAATTAACGAGGAGAAGGAGCTGTCATTTTTAACGGAGTTACAGCTGTCCTGGTTACCTGAGCTCAAATGTATATGGAAGGGGCCCACCAGACATGTCAGCCTCCACAGTCTTACTTGTCTGGCGTTGTATTCTCTTCACAAACTGACATTTATCTTCACACCGTCCCTCGCTCAAAGTCttattcatctggaaacactaCGGATAGAACATTGCCGTGGATTGAAGCGTCTTATCAAAGAAGAACAGGATGGTGAAAGGGAAATAATTCCAGAGTCTCTTGGCTtcccaaaattaaaaactctttgTATAGTTTCCTGTCATTATCTGGAATATGTCTTCCCTGTCTCCGTGTCTCCAAGTTTTCAGAACCTGGAAGAGATGGAGATTCGTGAAGCTAACAATTTAAAGCAAGTATTTTACAGTGGAGAAGGAGATGACATCATCGTCAAGTCTAAAAATAAAGATGGCATCATCGACTTCCCTCAGCTAAGAAAATTGTCTCTTTTTTCCGGATCAAGTTGCAGCTTTTTTGATCCAAAGGATTTTGCTGCTCAATTGCCTTCTTTGCAAGAGTTAACCATTGATGGCCACGAAGAATGTGATAATTTGTTGGCACAGCTTCGA GGGTTTACAAGTTTGGAAACATTGAAGTTGTCCTCCCTGCTTGTGCCTGACTTGAGGATTATATGGAAGGGTCTTGTGCTGAGAAATTTGACTACTTTGAAGGTGAAGGAGTGTAAGAGACTAACACATGTATTCACCGACAGCATGATTGCTAGTCTAGTTCAACTTCAAGTTCTAAAGATATCAAATTGTGAGGAATTGGAGCAAATCATTGCTaaggataatgatgatgaaaatgatcAGATATTATCAGGAAGTGATCTCCAATCTTCATACTTCCCTAATTTGCGTCAACTTGAGATCACAGGATGCAACAAGTTGAAGAGTCTTTTCCCGGTAACCATGGCTTCAGGTCTCAAAAAGCTTCAAACACTTCATGTAAGTGAATCCTCTCAATTATTGGGAGTATTCGGGCAGGATGATCATGCTTCACCTGCCAATCTTGAGAAGGAGATGGTGCTCCCTGATCTGCAGGAGTTGTTGCTTGTACAATTACCAAGCATTTCCTGCTTTAGTCTCAGATGTAATGATTTCTTGTTCCCTCATTTGAAGAAGTTGGAGGTTGATGGATGTCCAAAGCTGACCACAATATTTGGTACTAGATCAAATGGTTCAATGAGTGCTCAATCAGAG GGGTTTACAAGTTTGGAAACATTGAAGTTGTCCTCCCTGCTTGTGCCTGACTTGAGGATTATATGGAAGGGTCTTGTGCTGAGAAATTTGACTACTTTGAAGGTGAAGGAGTGTAAGAGACTAACACATGTATTCACCGACAGCATGATTGCTAGTCTAGTTCAACTTCAAGTTCTAAAGATATCAAATTGTGAGGAATTGGAGCAAATCATTGCTaaggataatgatgatgaaaatgatcAGATATTATCAGGAAGTGATCTCCAATCTTCATACTTCCCTAATTTGCGTCAACTTGAGATCACAGGATGCAACAAGTTGAAGAGTCTTTTCCCGGTAGCCATGGCTTCAGGTCTCAAAAAGCTTCAAAAACTTCATGTAAGTGAATCCTCTCAATTATTGGGAGTATTCGGGCAGGATGATCATGCTTCACCTGCCAATCTTGGGAAGGAGATGGTGCTCCCTGATCTGCACGAGTTGTTGCTTGTACAATTACCAAGCATTTCTTGCTTTAGTCTCAAATGTAATGATTTCTTGTTCCCTCATTTGAAGAAGTTGGAGGTTGATGGATGTCCAAAGCTGACCACAATATTTGGTACTAGATCAAATGGTACAATGAGTGCTCAATCAGAG GGATTTACAAGTTTGGAAACATTGAAGTTGTCCTCCCTGCTTGTGCCTGACTTGAGGATTATATGGAAGGGTCTTGTGCTGAGAAATTTGACTACTTTGAAGGTGAAGGAGTGTAAGAGACTAACACATGTATTCACCGACAGCATGATTGCTAGTCTAGTTCAACTTCAAGTTCTAAAGATATCAAATTGTGAGGAATTGGAGCAAATCATTGCTaaggataatgatgatgaaaatgatcAGATATTGTCAGGAAATGATCTCCAATCTTCATGCTTCCCCAATTTATTTATACTCGAGATCAGAGGATGCAACAAGTTGAAGAGTCTCTTCCCTGTAGCCATGGCTTCAGGTCTTAAAAAGATCCAAATACTTAGAGTAAGTGAATCCTCTCAATTATTGGGAGTGTTTGGGCAGGGTGATCATGCTTCACCTGCCAATACTGAGAAGGAGATGGTGCTCCCTCGTCTAAAGGAGTTGTTGCTTGTACAATTACCAAGTATTTTCTACTTTAGTCTCGGACGTTATGATTTCTTGTTCCCTCATTTGGAGAAGTTGGAGGTGACTGGATGCCCGAAGCTGACCACAGAATCTGCTACTACATCAAATGACACAATGAGTGCTCAAACAGAG gggtttatgaatttgaaagaaatatctATTGGAAACTTGGAAGGAGTACAAGACTTAATGCAAGTTGGACGTTTGGTAACTAATAGTAGAGGTGGGCATGAACTTTCACTCTTGAGTTTGAAAACATTACACTTGAACCTATTGCCTGACATGAGGTGTATATGGAAGGGCCTCGAGCCGAGCTATTTGACTACTTTGAAGGTGAATGAGTGTAAGAGACTGACACATGTATTCACAGACAACATGATTGCTACTCTAGTTCAACTAAACTTTCTAGAGATATCAAATTGTGAGGAATTGGAGCAAATCATTGCTAAGGATAATGACGATGAAAATGATCAGATATTGTCAGGAAGTGATCTCCAATCTTCATGCTTCCCCAATTTATTTATACTCGAGATCAGAGGATGCAACAAGTTGAAGAGTCTCTTCCCTGTAGCCATGGCTTCAGGTCTTAAAAAGATCCAAATACTTAGAGTAAGTGAATCCTCTCAATTATTGGGAGTGTTTGGGCAGGGTGATCATGCTTCACCTGCCAATACTGAGAAGGAGATGGTGCTCCCTCGTCTAAAGGAGTTGTTGCTTGTACAATTACCAAGTATTTTCTACTTTAGTCTCGGACGTTATGATTTCTTGTTCCCTTATTTGGAGAAGTTGGAGGTGACTGGATGCCCGAAGCTGACCACAGAATCTGCTACTACATCAAATGACACAATGAGTGCTCAAACAGAG gggtttatgaatttgaaagaaatatctATTGGAAACTTGGAAGGAGTACAAGACTTAATGCAAGTTGGACGTTTGGTAACTAATAGTAGAGGTGGGCATGAACTTTCACTCTTGAGTTTGAAAACATTACACTTGAACCTATTGCCTGACATGAGGTGTATATGGAAAGGCCTCGTGCCGAGCAATTTGACTGCTTTGAAGGTGAATGAGTGTAAGAGACTGGCACATATATTCACAGACAACATGATTGCTAGTCTAGTTCAGCTGAAAGTTCTAGAGATATCAAATTGTGAGGAATTGGAGCAAATCATTGGTaaggataatgatgatgaaaatgatcAGATATTGTCAGGAAGTGATCTCCAATCTTCATGCTTCCCCAATTTATGTATAATCGAGATCAGAGGATGCAACAAGTTGAAGAGTCTCTTCCCAGTAACCATGGCTTCAGGTCTCAAAAAGATCCAAATGCTTAAA GAGTTGTTGCTTGTACAATTACCAAGTATTTTCTGCTTTAGTCTCGGACGTTATGATTTCTTGTTCCCTCATTTGGAGAAGTTGGAGGTGCGTGGATGCCCAAAGCTAACCACAGAATCTGCTATTACATCAAATGACTCAATGAGTGCTCAATCAGAG GGGtttatgaatttgaaagaaatatatattggaAACTTGGAAGGAGTACAAGAGTTAATGCAAGTTGGACGTTTGGTAACTAATAGAATAGGTGGGCATGAATTTTCACTCGTGAGTTTGGAAACATTACACTTGAACTTATTGCCTGACATGAGGTGTATATGGAAGGGCCTCGTGCCGAGCAATTTGACTGCTTTCAAGGTGGAAGAGTGTAAGAGACTGACACATGTATTCACAGACAGCATGATTGCTAGTCTAGCTCAACTGAAAGTTCTAGAGATATCAACTTGTGATGAATTGGAGCAAATCATTGCTTgggataatgatgatgaaaaggaTCAGATATTGTCAGGAAGTGATCTCCAATCTGCATGCTTCCCTAATTTGTACCGACTTGATATAAAAGGATGCAACAAGTTGAAGAGTCTCTTCCCAATAGCCATGGCTTCAGGTCTCAAAAAGCTCCAAATACTTAGAGTAAGTGAATCCTCTCAATTATTGGGAGTATTTGGGAAGGGTGATGATGCTTTACCTGCTAATACTGAGAAGGTGTTGGTGCTCCCTGATCTGAAGTGGctgtttcttcaaaaattacCAAGCATTGTGTACTTCAGTCATGGATGTTATGATTTCATATTCCCTTATTTGTCGATATTGGTGGTGCGTCAATGTCCAAAGTTGTCCACAAGATTTGCTACTACATCAAATGGTTCAATGAGTGCTCATTCAGAG GTATCTCAAGTAGTTCAGGATTCAAGTACTGGCTGCTCCGTGCCAACCAGAACTTATAGAACATGGACCCTAGATGATGGGtgggaagaggaagaggaagaggaagaggaagaggaagatggTGGTCATAATGATTGCGTCAGATGA